In the Glycine max cultivar Williams 82 chromosome 19, Glycine_max_v4.0, whole genome shotgun sequence genome, AGGACTTGGGACACCTGAAACCTGGAGAATGAAAGTCAATAAATGGAAAACAAGCTCAGAAGTCAGCACTTGAaatggtaaaaaataaaaaatttaagaaaatagatGTTAGGTTAACAGTGTTTAAATAATGTGATtgaggtaattttttttattaaatttaattaaataaatgtttagtaTTTTGTTCTTTCCTATTAGTGTATACTAGTCGGCATGGTTAATGTTAGTTAGAACAGTTGCATCTGCTTTTAGGCTTTGGAATTGTAACAGTATGGTTGTGATCCAATCGTTTTCTCATCGTATACCTCTCTGTACTGGCTTATCATTAATgaaaatacactttcatttTCTCAAAGTTCTCTGAGGtctgaaatatatttttcatatggtATCAAGAATCTGTGCTGCATCTGTGAGAGTGAATCCCCAATCATTTTCACAATTGAACTACTTCACACTGAACTACAAAGAACTAAACTTGGAAATCACTCACTCAAAATTTCTCTTTCACATCAAAGCCATCGTTGATTCCCAGTTTGCTGTTGGTGATCTTATCTCAACTCAAGCAATTAGATGTCATTGTTGAGGGCCTATCAGATGAATATGATGTATGATAATCGTTAAATATACCTTAATTTCATATGTGATTTGAGGCAATTATCTAGCATTTCTGATACATTGAGCCTTGTTTTACCTTAAGATTAGGTTGAAGTGTGAAATATCACATTGGAACTTTAGAATTTAAGTTTTTGGGACTTTTTGTGGACTTTTTACAAGAATTTAAATCGGTTGAAGAAATTGAGCCCTTCTCACTTAAGCATGGCATGTTGTGCGCTTAAGTGAGCCAAGTTAGAAACAAAATGAGGAGCCACTTACATGCCTCGCTCAAGCGAGTGATTTTGAGTGCTTGAGCGAGAGGAATTATAAAGATAATGGATGAAGTTGAGCTCGCTTAAGCAAAATGGGGCTTGAGCAAAGTAAATAGAACAAAGGAAGAACATGAAGGCCTCGCTTAAGCACGACATTTTGTGCGCTTAAGTGAGGAGAGTCAGTAGCTAAACCAAGAGTCCAAGACCTATCAGAAGGCCTCGCTTGAGCGAGATTATTCTCATGCTTAAGCGAGCCTCTTGCCTCATGCCCAAGCCcatataagaatataaaatatttaagaaaactaTGATGTCTCCAAGGTTCCAATTCTGATGATCGCAGGACAACCTCTAGTATGTGCATTTTTCTCAGGCCTAATCCAGTCTTCTAGTGGCACAAAAAGCAAAGGGTTGTGGctatgaatgtatgaatacatgattttgatgatgccaaagaataatcaaacaaggttgcgttcaagattacttcaacaaacattcaaaggttaaacattatttcaagattaatacaaggttgcttcaacaaacaaacattgcttcaagattaatttaaGATCAagttttgcctcaaaacaaagtatttccaagacatccaaaaatgtggtaatcgattaccaggcagtgtaatcgattaccagaagacaattttgaaaaaatagcttttagaagggttttgaaatttgaatttaaaagctgtaatcgattaccagcaacggaactcttgaaattcaatttgaaaaatcatgacccttcaaaatataactgtgtaatcgattaccaatgaagaatttcagaaaaagttttttgaaaagacacatctcttcaaaccattttgaaaagacacgAAGGGTCTatacatatgtgtgtgtgtttgacttCAAAAAACAAGTGAGatatattctaagagaacttcattgtcaaatgctctctcaacaactcttgggcaaacacttgcaaatctattgagagttcatctaggaacatcaaattgtattatccactctaaaggagagaaatctttatgttcatctcagaaagtaagttgtaatcaagagattggttgtctcttgaattgtgagttttctGGACATAAGGGAAAAAGATTCTTTGAGTGTTTAGAATttgtaaaaaagttttttacaaagttagtgaaaatctcaagtgggttgcttgaggactggatgtaggcacggaaaataaccaaaccagtataaatcgagtttgcatttctctcttcccttatctcatttattttattgcaatcaattttatcttacgcatttaaaacaacattgttaaattgattgtttcttcttcttcttattctgcATTCTAAGTCTATCATTTAAAGGGGTGGGGGTTAAAGCTTGTTAGTGGGCAAATTATGAAACTTAATTGatccccctcttaagttatcgAGGCCACTTATCCAACAGTGGCCACCTACTGCAATTGAATATTGCAGCCTTGCTTCAGCTACCTCAGAAATCTTATGGATTCAAACACTACCTCCCAAGCTTCAAGTTTCTACCACACTATCTCCTACCCTCTTTCTGgaattaaaaagcaaaattatcTCATCCTCCTTGGGCTTGAAGGAGGATTATTAGTGTATACAGGTCTGTATCGGGCATCCCTAGCTGTTGGTACAGGTCAGTTGCTGTTAGTATGTTACCGTTAGTATTAGTTATAACAGTTGCATCTATCTTAACTCTTAGGCTTTGCTACTTTAACAGTGTGGTGATGACCCGCTCATTTTCTCTTCACATATAAACCTCTTTGCACTAGCTTATCATTAATGAGAATACTCATTCGGTCTCTTAGACACAATTTCTCAAAATTCTCTCAACTATAGTTTTCTAATACTAGCTATCctaagtgaaataaaatataaatggtgaattgtaaatttaaaagttaGCTTAAGAAAATGACATGTATGCAAAAGTGGGCAAAACTTTTAAAGTactctttttttccccttttgtttgaaaataaacTTACTAGTCCTGGTGTATGCATTGCCATCTGTTGAAATTGTCCATCCCCCACTTCTGCAAACAATagaagagaatttttttaaatgataatacaattacaatcattttaatattcgtAACCATTCAAGAAATAAGGCTTAATCATGTTTTTGATCCCTCAAATTAGGGTCACTTTTGTTTCTGGCTccccaaattttaatttgttttttttagtcctcaatttggaaaaaaaaatgcttattttaGTCCTCCCATCGAGTTTTTGGCAGTTTGGTGCACAATTTGGAACAGTTTTATTTTAACCGTAGGAGggacaaaaaaaacatttttcgaagaactaaaaaaaaaatgcaaattttaatttgaggtactaaaaaaaatgcaatttttagTTTGTGTATTCAACTTACCTGAAGAAAGATCCGTGAGTGTAACAGTTTGGAGTTTCCAACCTTCGCCGAAGTTAGAAAGAAGCGAAGTGGGGCCAAAAGCGATTGGttcttcttcatccttcactGCTTCTATGTGCGACGCAGCCACCAGCGTTCCCTTCAGCTTCCGATTGATCAGCGCCACCGCAAACCCCGCGTCGGTGCCAGCCGCAAACCGCCGTGTCTTGCCGGAGCTTCTGCAATTCACCTCCACGTACTGCGGTGGCGGAGGAGTTTTCCGCCGTGGAGGCGATGACGATGGTGACGGTTGTTGAGCCATCAAAATTCAATTCAACGGTGAGCCAGAGGCATTGAAATCCAAATTGATTTTCTATGATCGAATTTGTTCTtttgcagagagagagagaacgcACCCAACTTCAAGCCAGAAGGTTTTTTTGGATCCTAAATGGGCCTTCTATCATCATTTAGCACGCCCACATTGCTATTAAAACCctctaaatttgtattttttaatttcttttactaaaTTACCCCTAACAGTTCACACTCCCACACATAATGGAAATAAGTTTCCATTAGGGGTGCTCATGATTTGGGTACATACATAAATATAATCATACCTAATAAATAACTAGATTATAAATGGGCATTATAACTATAACCACaactagtttttaaaatatggatatcatttgatataactagttattatttttaaaatatggataaaaaattagttgTATGCAACCAATTATATAGCAAGTTATAtctaaaaacaatttatttgaaataaaaatttctataaaactagatataattttataactataactattttttaaatataaataagttatttgaaataCCCATAACTATAAAATTGGTTATAATTTTATACCTActtttatataactagttatagttatttttttaaaattacattttttgaaCATCCCTAATTTTTTGTAGTATATTTGAATAAGTTCTTGTCCTCATACACAACGGATGGATAAGATCTTGTTGAgatacacaacaaaaatatcatattttcattGTGTATCACGAAAAGACTTTGTCGATATATGTAACGAAAATACATTTCTATGGTATATCTCAACTAATCTTTCCATTGTATATCCCCACAAATTACCACCAATTATGTAGATCAATTGATAGGAGATTGTTTTAGTTTAACTAGATATTTCAGGTTCGAATCTTGAGTACGCAATTGCGTTAAATATTTGAAGGGAAAATTTTGTCATCCATAATAGTTCTACTTGACTTAAACATGATTGTGCCAAAGTCAATATTCAACAATGACTCAACATGTATATAAcgaacaaaaaatgaaatataataattaaatatttatttttcatctccAATCTTCACATTGGTATTCATTGGAGGACTTCCTCCTTCCATCCTTGTCCAAAGCTAAATGAGGCATCATAATCCTACTGCCAAAGCTTGAaatcacaaacaaacaaaaaattgaacaaatgcAAATTAGAGTTAacctattaattaattgaagtgTATAAAAATACCTGGTACATATTCAATTCAACCATTGATAACTAAGTAAAtagtgataaaaataatataaatacaaaagttTAACACTGAATGTCGTTTGATTCtacctctccctctctctcgcCTATATAAACTTGGAAATATAACATTGATTAAGAGCCGGATTTGCcagaaataatattataatttttttattttattttagatgaaCTAATAATGCCTTTAAGTACTATCCCATGTCTTATTGTAATACGAAAATGGGGTACATACTGCCAAAACCAAACACAGAAAAAGGGAAAGtaaagagaaaagggaaagaagatgaagaggaaCAGGTTCAAAGTGCAAGCTAACCGTGATTTTTTGTGTCCACTTGTAAAAACTGGTTACTTTCCCACCCACTCCATCAACATTCCACACTCACCTAATACACAAGAcaaaaaaaggtggaaaaagacaaaaaaaaaaaaccaagatgTACAACTATGTTCTTAACTTCTTATAAATGAAATTCCCAGGCTCATCAGAACAAATAAACTTGTGTTTCTATGCCAAAATCAGCTCACTCTTTCTTGTGCTACAATTCTACTTTACATGGCATATTTTTTTGCATAAACTTTCTTGCTATACTTGATGATAGGTCCTGGCAAGAATTTGCTTTACACAATCATTGAATAGAGAGagatttgcattttttttcaatgttatTTAGCATACAATATATAGCATTATGAATCCATGTTTAGAAAATTTGTaagttctttttcattttcaacattAATGTTGACAATGATTTGAGATTATGGGTATCTCCTACAGGAAGACAATTATGCTCGAGTAAGTGAGACAACTAAAGACGCTTTGACAACAAAACTCTCTTTCTGAGTTTtattagagttttttttattattataataggcATATTACAAAACTCAAAATCGAGATCACTGGTTAAACTGGAATACCTCATGCTGCCAATTGATCTACATGTTTGGTGCTAAAAGTGTTGACAATGACAGTTATTGTAACAGTGGTGTTAATATTTGTTGGATTTGTGTTCCTGGTCCTACTTCATGTTTGTTTTTCCGAGAGAGCTAGGAGAGGATCAATGGTTGAGAGGAGAGCAAATGGGGGAAGAAGCATGTCTATAGATGACTTGGAGAAGCTTCCATGTTATGATTATGTTGACAATTCCAAAGGCAACAACACAAGCAGCCCTGTGGATTGTGCAGTTTGCTTGGAGAACCTAATCACAGGAGATAAGTGCAGATTCTTACCTGTGTGCAAGCATAGTTTTCATGCCCAATGTGTGGACGCATGGCTTCTAAAGACACCCATTTGTCCAACTTGCAGGTGTAATGCTCATTCTCATAGTGGAAACCAAGTTGTAGGTAACAACAATGACTACTCTGTTGCACCAAATAGTGGGTCTAGGGAGAGCCAAAGTCAGCAACATGACAATATGGTTTTGGTGCAGTTGAGAGAAAGCCAAGAAAATGTTCCATCCAGAAATGTTGACAGAGAAAATCCAACATTAGGAAGTCACAACTTGGTCAGAGAGGAGTAGAATCAAGAGAGCACCTAGTAGATTCAATTGGAAATCAGATATCAGCTACCACTTTGCTTCAAGCTGCAGAAATTTGCAGCTTTGTGAGAGGTCAAAATGAGTATTGTTGAGATATTTGAAGAATGATGAACGATGAGTCTTCTAGTGTTATCATAGTTATATATTATGCTGTTTTGCTCCAtttggttgtttttttttttcgttctctttttaatctttcaagCACAAGCATCTCGTTGATTGCACGGTAGATTATTGAATTGTTAACTGAAGTAAAACTTCCTTGATCtctggtaaaaataattttggttcCTACTCATTAAATGTTAGGGTTATTCAtagacattttattttattaactgtTGTTTTCATCTTAATAATTAAAACATCCAATATTCACCAAGTCTGAATGCTAATTTTGATCAGATAATAGCACCAACAATATTGATAATATCCAAGTTTTGTCTAACTATTTTGGGTTAAACCTTTTCCTCTACCAacagttatttttaaattaaataaattttaaaattaatactttCAACTAAATGATTTCAAAATGAACTTAACACAACTATAAAATCACTGTCTTGTGACTTGAAATCACTactagtaaaaaatatataattgtagaTAAATCAAACATGAAATAACTTTCACCAATGCATTGAAAAGCACAATAACAAAATTAGATAATCTAATTGTAGATCATTTGAGCGAGCATGCACATGTGCCTTTCAGGCTTGGCCCTTGAAAGATTGTGAACTTACATTCCGGATTCACCAATCTAGAAGCCAAAAGTTTTACAAAGGTGTAACCAATCCCGAATGCATATTGACACACGATTCAGGACCTTCTCCCTTTATCCCCATTCTTTCCTCTCCACCCAAAGATGAAACACCATCTTGATAAAACCCCTAATGAGGATCAAATTTCAGCatcattaatttgaatttttttttacaaaattaagaaaagggaaaaaaatggaTCAAGGTAAGGAAATGAAATAATAGTGTCTCAATTCGGATGAATTAATGAGTTAAGGTAGATTCGCCACATGCAATGGAATTCTTTGATAAGAATCAAAGGGTTCCAAGAAAGAACCAAAGAGAAACACTCTCAATTGGCAGCAAGCTAAATATTCATTAATCAAAAGAACCAAATTTATGATCTTCAAGTCCCCTCTATCATCCTTCTCCACAAGTGAAATCATCTTCATATTAATATCCTCTTGTAGGTTCCTCAACCTTGATCTAGTAACAACTCCTCCCAAGCTAAGATTCTCACCCTTTTGTAGTCCTGCATCACATCTACTGTTCTTTTTTGAGAGTCTGGGATTGTTGAGCATCCCCTGTAGACTGATTGATGCTAGCTTTGGCCTCAGCAAGAAATTTAGGATCAGGCTCGTGTTTATCCGCCGCAGGTTCTCTCATTGCCAAATATATGTAAAATGCTATCACCACATTGACAGATATGACAGCAAGAAATCCGCTCACTAGTGTCATAGAGTATGGGGACAAATTGGATGTTCCTGTTACAAAAAACGAAACACAGTAAGGTGGTAGTTTTGCAACTTCCATTCCATTTTTTGTATGGGGCCTAATTTCCAATTAGCTGGGAAAAGTTAATGAAATGAAAAGGAATTTAATCATAAGTTAGGACACACTGATACATTGTCATTCAATCATGTACTAACATATGGTAAGATTgttaaattatacaataattacTTTCAAAACCATATCTTGGCTATTGTCTAATTGGTaaacaatgtaaaaatatttatactggCAGTGTATGAAATTAAACTCGATAAAAACTGATAATATCCATTCTCAGCAGGCATCGAGGAAGAACCACTCCATAAATAACTAAGGTTAAATCAACATATGACAGCCTTAGTATGGGAACATTTATTAGATGCCAGTCTTGTAAGACAAGAGAACACTGATTAAAAGAGTAAGAAAATTGCTTAAAGAATTAAGCGGATTTGGTCAGAATTTTGAAGAACTGACTTAAAGCTCTGACAAACTGCTGTTTTCATACGTGCTTAAGTACCATAAATTCTTCTTCAGTACCTCAATGCTTG is a window encoding:
- the LOC100819460 gene encoding uncharacterized protein, which produces MAQQPSPSSSPPRRKTPPPPQYVEVNCRSSGKTRRFAAGTDAGFAVALINRKLKGTLVAASHIEAVKDEEEPIAFGPTSLLSNFGEGWKLQTVTLTDLSSEVGDGQFQQMAMHTPGLVSGVPSPASRISNPISFVYLVKIMFAFILIFVLGAIFTLFLDNLPAFILFLKSIT
- the LOC102660713 gene encoding RING-H2 finger protein ATL48, encoding MTVIVTVVLIFVGFVFLVLLHVCFSERARRGSMVERRANGGRSMSIDDLEKLPCYDYVDNSKGNNTSSPVDCAVCLENLITGDKCRFLPVCKHSFHAQCVDAWLLKTPICPTCRCNAHSHSGNQVVGNNNDYSVAPNSGSRESQSQQHDNMVLVQLRESQENVPSRNVDRENPTLGSHNLVREE
- the LOC100500114 gene encoding VMA21-like domain containg protein isoform X1, which encodes MGVIQKFFVASLFMWAIPIAILYAFNHNILPGTSNLSPYSMTLVSGFLAVISVNVVIAFYIYLAMREPAADKHEPDPKFLAEAKASINQSTGDAQQSQTLKKEQ